The Pirellulimonas nuda genome includes a region encoding these proteins:
- a CDS encoding beta strand repeat-containing protein, with the protein MSRLWAWWGRFAVVVLFGGQPCWVAEAAVNTWIGGNADWVDNSGTANWSPADEPDSNDEALFNTANSVNLGSNNAIAALTMSGGIDLFTNEFALSVDGLVQLSGASTNLFVGGSAGSVNADNVAIGSGATAELVGGALVVDEESGTGLLTINAGGTLAGNGTLTFADTPVLATTLLVNNGALTALSRGLFLFSPPPVGTLAINDSSLGGRVDLDGASEAGVVNVNRNQTLDLNVPLADSFNGALNLFQEAVFDSLSAWTLAGGSIVANNGLIDNPIPNPDVPAGTSFIRGATLTQTGGVISIVDTDGALQFDAPFTMSGGSLANHGHLIFNNDATITAGAAITMPTTSSSLSVGAGRTVQIALNNLDLDGGNTATNSITVQAGGFLQIGTTDYDPDQGTNRYDGTLNLNSGQLVLSVSDAQFVMDGVLNMNRSTADFPSYSGAAIAIGNDAGVLDAELNVTGVGISQFGAQVDFKSDAKVNIALGATLQFTSSSNVNFDTVNGVNHAQITGAGQIQFNGAVNVNEAVTLNMVGGTVDLDGADLTGDLINIDAPLVINAATMAGFGRLNSGGGVNTLDVDARAVGKTGKLTVILDVGSDEWTLNALGVMNLSAPNGGASLLDGSGVNLNGTVNVLGGAGTLARVDVGGTVNVAAASSLTLQGGSSANPNRLNGGTINGPGNIGASAGRSLRGFGAINATVLFSGTAALLAEGGTLAVNGSINDVGTIGTSGGVLNVANAWNTNAADFVSLNGGELKGGTITNGGAGGISGNGLLSSRVINNTSIVANGGATLLVETAANDNDWDGAANSGSLSALGAGAVLELRDNATFGFAGSVSATTGGRVLANGFALDFNPGSTLQLQGSTYESTNSTDLGGVVDILAGAGSESTIKVAVNKFLTFEPTSSTTLGQTLRLESNNINIDAGATFAGAGALVIADGSHLVMDNGATANVLLVNDGTFRPGGFDTVGAVTLKDYAQAGSGALFVELTGTLPNQFDRLQVSGVAQLDGYLNLDIDGVFQPLLNQSFDIITSPFGVSGQFDQVDVSGMPAGKTFAVSYLPTLVRLTVVETPLFAADFDHDGDVDATDYEIWNGAFGLNQLGDATGDGLSNAADYTVWRDTLGSKPAPAFGGVYGGRAPEPSAVVLGLIAGAAGCLWRRAGT; encoded by the coding sequence ATGTCGCGTCTATGGGCGTGGTGGGGGCGTTTCGCCGTCGTAGTTCTTTTCGGGGGGCAGCCGTGCTGGGTGGCCGAGGCCGCCGTCAATACGTGGATCGGGGGCAACGCGGACTGGGTCGATAACTCCGGCACGGCCAACTGGTCCCCGGCCGACGAGCCCGACTCAAACGACGAGGCTCTCTTCAACACGGCCAACAGCGTCAACCTGGGCAGCAACAACGCGATTGCGGCGTTGACCATGTCTGGCGGCATCGACCTGTTCACCAACGAATTCGCGCTGAGCGTCGATGGCCTAGTGCAACTGAGCGGAGCTTCGACGAATCTCTTCGTTGGCGGGTCCGCCGGCTCGGTGAACGCCGACAACGTGGCCATCGGCTCCGGCGCCACGGCCGAGCTGGTCGGCGGGGCGCTGGTCGTCGACGAAGAATCGGGGACCGGCCTGCTGACCATCAATGCGGGGGGGACGCTCGCGGGCAACGGAACGCTCACCTTTGCCGACACGCCCGTGCTGGCCACGACGCTGCTGGTCAACAACGGCGCGCTCACGGCGCTGTCGCGTGGGTTGTTCCTGTTCAGCCCGCCGCCGGTTGGGACGCTCGCCATCAACGACTCAAGCCTCGGGGGCCGGGTCGATCTCGACGGCGCCAGCGAGGCGGGGGTCGTCAACGTCAATCGCAATCAGACGCTCGACCTGAACGTGCCGCTGGCCGACAGCTTCAACGGTGCGCTAAACTTGTTCCAGGAAGCAGTCTTCGATTCGCTCTCAGCGTGGACGCTCGCGGGCGGGTCGATCGTCGCCAACAACGGCTTGATCGATAACCCGATCCCCAACCCGGACGTGCCGGCGGGGACCTCGTTCATCCGGGGGGCGACGCTGACCCAGACCGGGGGCGTGATCAGCATCGTCGACACGGACGGCGCCCTGCAGTTCGACGCCCCCTTTACCATGAGCGGCGGCTCGCTCGCCAACCACGGCCACTTGATCTTCAACAACGACGCCACGATCACGGCCGGCGCCGCGATCACGATGCCCACGACCTCGTCCAGCCTGAGCGTGGGGGCGGGACGCACGGTGCAGATCGCCCTGAACAACCTCGACCTCGACGGCGGCAACACGGCGACCAACAGCATCACCGTTCAGGCCGGCGGGTTCCTGCAGATCGGGACCACCGACTACGACCCCGATCAGGGGACCAACCGCTACGACGGCACGCTGAACCTCAACAGCGGCCAGCTCGTACTCAGCGTCTCGGACGCCCAGTTTGTCATGGACGGCGTGCTGAACATGAACCGCTCCACGGCCGACTTCCCTTCCTACAGCGGCGCGGCCATCGCCATCGGCAACGACGCGGGCGTGCTGGACGCCGAGCTGAACGTGACGGGCGTCGGGATCTCGCAGTTCGGGGCCCAGGTCGACTTCAAATCCGACGCGAAGGTGAACATCGCCTTGGGCGCCACCCTTCAGTTCACTTCCTCATCGAACGTGAACTTCGACACCGTCAATGGCGTCAACCACGCCCAGATCACCGGCGCGGGCCAGATTCAATTCAACGGCGCGGTCAACGTGAACGAGGCGGTCACGCTCAACATGGTGGGCGGCACGGTCGATCTGGACGGCGCCGACCTCACCGGCGACCTGATCAACATCGATGCGCCTCTGGTGATCAACGCGGCGACGATGGCCGGCTTCGGGCGACTCAATTCCGGCGGCGGCGTCAACACGCTGGATGTCGACGCGCGCGCTGTTGGCAAGACCGGTAAACTGACAGTCATTCTGGATGTCGGCTCAGACGAGTGGACGCTCAACGCGCTGGGGGTGATGAACCTGTCGGCGCCAAACGGGGGCGCTTCGCTGCTGGACGGCAGCGGCGTGAACCTGAACGGCACGGTCAATGTGCTCGGCGGCGCCGGGACCTTGGCCCGTGTCGATGTGGGGGGCACGGTCAACGTGGCCGCGGCGAGCTCGCTGACGCTTCAGGGGGGCAGCTCCGCCAACCCGAACCGGCTCAACGGGGGGACGATCAACGGCCCGGGCAACATTGGCGCCTCGGCCGGCAGGTCGCTGCGTGGTTTTGGCGCGATCAACGCAACGGTGCTGTTCAGCGGAACCGCGGCGCTGCTGGCCGAGGGAGGTACCCTGGCGGTCAACGGCTCCATCAACGACGTGGGGACGATCGGCACGTCGGGGGGCGTCCTCAACGTCGCCAACGCTTGGAACACCAACGCCGCCGATTTCGTCTCGCTCAACGGGGGCGAGCTCAAGGGAGGGACGATAACCAACGGGGGAGCTGGCGGCATCTCTGGGAACGGGTTGCTTTCCTCCCGCGTGATCAATAACACGTCGATCGTCGCCAACGGGGGCGCGACGCTATTGGTCGAAACGGCCGCCAACGACAACGACTGGGACGGCGCCGCCAACAGCGGCAGCCTGTCTGCACTCGGGGCGGGCGCGGTGCTGGAGCTCCGCGACAACGCGACCTTCGGCTTTGCCGGGTCGGTCTCGGCGACCACAGGCGGGCGCGTCCTCGCCAACGGGTTCGCCTTGGACTTCAACCCCGGGTCGACGTTGCAGCTCCAAGGCTCGACTTACGAGTCCACCAACTCAACCGACCTCGGCGGCGTCGTGGACATCCTAGCGGGCGCCGGCTCGGAATCGACGATCAAGGTGGCGGTTAACAAATTCCTTACCTTCGAGCCCACGAGCAGCACGACGCTGGGCCAGACTCTGCGACTGGAAAGCAACAACATCAATATCGACGCGGGCGCCACGTTTGCCGGCGCCGGCGCGCTCGTGATCGCCGACGGAAGCCACCTCGTCATGGACAACGGCGCCACGGCCAACGTGTTGCTGGTGAACGACGGGACCTTCCGCCCTGGCGGCTTCGACACGGTGGGCGCCGTCACCCTGAAGGACTACGCCCAGGCCGGCTCCGGCGCGTTGTTTGTTGAGCTCACGGGCACGCTGCCCAATCAGTTCGACCGGTTGCAGGTCTCGGGCGTCGCCCAGCTCGATGGGTACCTTAACCTCGACATCGACGGCGTGTTCCAGCCGTTGCTTAATCAGAGCTTTGACATCATCACCTCTCCGTTCGGCGTCTCCGGCCAGTTTGATCAGGTGGATGTTTCCGGGATGCCGGCCGGCAAGACATTCGCGGTGAGCTACCTGCCGACCCTGGTGCGTCTGACGGTGGTAGAGACCCCGTTGTTTGCCGCCGACTTCGACCACGACGGCGACGTTGACGCCACCGACTACGAGATCTGGAACGGGGCGTTCGGCCTCAACCAATTAGGGGACGCCACCGGCGACGGTCTCTCCAACGCGGCCGACTACACCGTGTGGCGAGACACGCTCGGATCCAAGCCGGCGCCCGCCTTCGGGGGGGTCTACGGGGGGAGGGCGCCGGAGCCTTCGGCCGTGGTGTTGGGGCTAATCGCCGGTGCGGCCGGCTGCCTCTGGCGGCGAGCTGGGACGTAG
- a CDS encoding heavy-metal-associated domain-containing protein, with product MCDGRKDWRWLAATLALGALCSAPAVAAPVRSVEIVVEKMCCQGCARKVAGSLYTAKGVRGVEANVAAHTVTVQAPAGGAASLGALWEAVVAGDGGPTEMRTAEAVYRLTPAEDPKAAAAAPFAIRVENLHCQECAQKIATQLYGVKGVKQVSVTMNDATLFVQASAETRLCPWAAVDVVSRAGERAVAVTGPHGELTVEWAAEAATPSQPRHAVRAAPGGNVR from the coding sequence ATGTGCGATGGTAGGAAAGATTGGCGATGGCTGGCCGCCACGCTTGCGCTGGGCGCGTTGTGCTCGGCGCCGGCCGTGGCCGCCCCGGTGCGGTCGGTAGAGATCGTTGTCGAGAAGATGTGCTGCCAGGGTTGCGCCCGAAAGGTGGCCGGCAGCCTGTACACGGCCAAAGGGGTCCGGGGCGTTGAGGCCAACGTGGCGGCGCACACGGTCACCGTTCAGGCCCCGGCGGGGGGCGCCGCGTCGCTGGGCGCGTTGTGGGAAGCCGTGGTCGCCGGCGACGGGGGGCCGACCGAGATGAGGACCGCCGAGGCGGTCTACCGGCTCACGCCCGCGGAAGACCCCAAGGCCGCCGCGGCGGCGCCGTTTGCGATCCGCGTCGAGAACCTGCACTGCCAGGAGTGCGCGCAAAAGATCGCGACGCAGCTCTACGGGGTGAAGGGAGTGAAGCAGGTGAGCGTGACGATGAACGACGCCACCCTGTTTGTGCAGGCGTCTGCCGAGACGCGGCTCTGCCCCTGGGCCGCGGTCGACGTGGTGTCGCGGGCGGGGGAACGGGCCGTCGCCGTGACGGGCCCGCACGGAGAACTCACCGTGGAGTGGGCCGCCGAGGCCGCCACGCCATCACAACCGCGCCACGCGGTGCGGGCAGCACCAGGAGGGAATGTGCGATGA
- a CDS encoding ABC transporter permease: MLGARLLPWDYGVRNLFRRPSRTTLTLGGMTIVVLLVLVVVGFIRGLERSLSATGSPDVVLVYALSSGADIENSSIPGSTASLLTASVEGVRSHHGVEAVSPELYLATRINAAGMAEPGMGLVRGVTTAAPLVRGQVQLVEGAWPGPGEVMVGRLAYSKIGARQEDLSIGQALSFDGADWTISGRFAAAGSAFESEVWAPLADLQTTLKRQDLSLVAVDMDSPGRVADVDLFCRERVDLELKAVAEADYYASLQKHYRPVRLLGWIVVALVAGSGVFAGLNTMYGAVVGRVRELATLQALGFRRRAILLTLVQEATLLACAGAILACLVGLLVVDGAAVRFTMGAFALRVDSVGIAIACGVAALLGVLGALPPAAKAMRLPVVEAIKSV, encoded by the coding sequence ATGCTGGGCGCCCGGCTGCTACCCTGGGACTACGGCGTGCGGAACCTGTTCCGCCGGCCCTCCCGCACCACGCTGACGCTCGGCGGCATGACGATTGTCGTGCTGCTGGTGCTGGTGGTGGTTGGGTTCATCCGCGGGCTCGAGCGGTCGCTGTCGGCCACCGGGAGCCCCGACGTGGTGTTGGTGTACGCGCTCTCGTCGGGGGCGGACATCGAGAACTCGTCGATCCCGGGGAGCACCGCCTCGCTGCTCACCGCCAGCGTCGAAGGGGTCCGCAGCCATCACGGGGTCGAGGCGGTCTCGCCCGAACTGTACTTGGCGACCCGCATCAACGCCGCGGGGATGGCGGAGCCCGGCATGGGGCTGGTCCGGGGCGTGACGACCGCGGCGCCGCTGGTCCGCGGACAGGTGCAACTGGTCGAGGGGGCGTGGCCGGGGCCCGGCGAGGTGATGGTCGGGCGGCTGGCCTACTCCAAGATTGGCGCCCGTCAGGAGGATTTGTCGATCGGCCAGGCGCTGAGCTTCGATGGGGCGGATTGGACCATCAGCGGCCGGTTCGCCGCTGCCGGGTCCGCCTTCGAGTCGGAGGTCTGGGCCCCGCTGGCCGACCTGCAAACCACGCTCAAACGGCAGGACCTCAGCCTCGTTGCGGTCGACATGGATTCGCCCGGCCGGGTGGCGGACGTCGACCTGTTCTGCCGTGAACGCGTCGACCTAGAGCTCAAGGCCGTCGCGGAGGCCGACTACTACGCCTCGCTGCAGAAGCACTACCGTCCGGTGCGGCTGCTGGGGTGGATCGTCGTCGCCCTGGTGGCGGGCTCCGGCGTGTTTGCCGGGCTCAACACCATGTACGGCGCCGTTGTGGGGCGGGTGCGCGAGCTGGCCACGCTGCAAGCGCTCGGGTTCCGCCGGCGAGCGATCCTGCTGACGCTGGTGCAGGAGGCCACGCTGCTGGCGTGCGCCGGGGCGATCCTGGCCTGCCTGGTCGGCCTGCTGGTGGTGGACGGCGCCGCGGTCCGGTTCACGATGGGCGCCTTTGCGCTGCGTGTTGACAGCGTCGGCATCGCGATCGCGTGCGGGGTCGCGGCGCTGCTGGGGGTGCTGGGCGCGCTGCCGCCGGCGGCCAAGGCGATGCGCTTGCCTGTGGTAGAAGCGATCAAGTCGGTCTGA
- a CDS encoding efflux RND transporter periplasmic adaptor subunit, translated as MPDTSSKLDLRQLAVERDAPAAAPAPRSRAWLTRYVVPAAILAGFLALFGWAARDSFLPATPVTVTPVVVSQAQVRQEGTPLFQAAGWIEPRPSPVTASALAPGVISEVLVVEGQHVKLGEPVATLIDTDARLALRAAQARHELQLADVRSAEAELAAANVNLARPFAQQAALADAQTNVAKIELELGNLPFAVEAAVTRRNLAAENLRRKQLAGGAIPGRMLREAQAELDTAETAVRELSAREPALRSQLKSLGEKRTALSEGLSLLTEPTRAVAAAQAALSAAKARADQTALGVESARLQLERMVVRSPIDGCVLSLDARPGQWLSGVGSGAPRGGSAVVGMYDPRRLQVRVDVRLEDVPKVQIGQPALIETAALTSAIAGEVISVTTLADIQKNTLQVKVAINDPPAVIKPEMLGKVTFVAPAGPEAETIAGGAPLRMFIPQALVGGEPGSASVWVADLSASVARKRSVEIARGATDTGLVEVQRGLQPTDKLIVEGRGSLSEGDRIRVRAEERVAAGVGATPLPSARVAVASE; from the coding sequence ATGCCCGATACTTCCTCAAAACTCGACCTCCGACAACTCGCTGTTGAGCGCGACGCGCCGGCCGCTGCGCCTGCCCCGCGGTCACGCGCCTGGCTGACGCGGTACGTCGTGCCGGCCGCGATCCTGGCGGGCTTCCTCGCTCTGTTCGGCTGGGCCGCACGGGACAGCTTCTTGCCGGCCACGCCGGTTACGGTGACCCCCGTCGTGGTGTCGCAGGCCCAGGTGCGGCAAGAGGGGACCCCCTTGTTCCAGGCGGCGGGGTGGATCGAACCACGGCCATCGCCCGTCACGGCCTCGGCGCTGGCGCCCGGCGTGATCAGCGAGGTCCTAGTCGTCGAGGGGCAGCACGTCAAGCTTGGCGAGCCGGTCGCCACGCTGATCGATACCGACGCCCGGCTGGCGCTGAGGGCCGCCCAAGCCCGGCACGAGCTGCAGCTGGCCGACGTGCGCAGCGCCGAGGCAGAGCTGGCGGCCGCCAACGTTAACCTGGCGCGTCCCTTCGCCCAGCAGGCGGCATTGGCGGACGCCCAGACGAACGTGGCGAAGATCGAGCTCGAACTCGGCAACCTGCCGTTCGCCGTCGAGGCGGCCGTCACCCGCCGCAATCTGGCCGCGGAGAACCTCCGACGCAAGCAGCTTGCCGGGGGCGCCATCCCGGGGCGGATGCTGCGCGAAGCCCAGGCCGAGCTAGACACGGCCGAGACCGCGGTCCGCGAGCTTTCTGCCCGGGAGCCCGCGTTGCGGTCGCAGCTCAAGTCGCTTGGAGAGAAACGCACGGCGCTGTCGGAAGGACTCTCGCTGTTGACCGAACCCACCCGCGCCGTCGCCGCGGCCCAGGCCGCCCTTTCGGCCGCCAAGGCGCGGGCGGATCAGACCGCGCTGGGGGTAGAATCGGCCCGGCTGCAGCTCGAGCGGATGGTGGTCCGTTCCCCGATCGACGGCTGCGTGCTCAGCCTCGACGCGCGGCCGGGGCAATGGCTCTCGGGGGTGGGCTCCGGCGCCCCCCGCGGCGGGAGCGCGGTTGTCGGCATGTACGACCCGCGGCGGCTGCAGGTGCGTGTCGACGTGCGATTGGAAGACGTCCCCAAGGTGCAGATCGGGCAGCCGGCCCTGATCGAGACCGCGGCGCTCACCAGCGCGATCGCGGGGGAGGTGATCTCGGTGACGACGCTGGCAGACATCCAGAAGAACACGCTGCAGGTGAAGGTGGCGATCAACGACCCGCCGGCGGTAATCAAGCCAGAGATGCTCGGCAAGGTGACGTTCGTCGCCCCCGCTGGGCCCGAGGCCGAGACGATCGCGGGGGGGGCGCCGCTGCGGATGTTCATCCCGCAAGCGCTGGTGGGCGGCGAGCCGGGAAGCGCCAGCGTGTGGGTCGCGGACCTCTCCGCCAGCGTCGCCCGGAAGAGGTCGGTCGAGATCGCTCGCGGGGCGACCGACACCGGCCTGGTGGAGGTGCAGCGCGGCCTGCAGCCGACCGACAAGCTGATCGTGGAGGGACGCGGTTCCCTGTCCGAGGGGGACCGCATCCGGGTCAGGGCCGAAGAGCGCGTCGCGGCGGGCGTCGGCGCGACGCCGCTGCCGTCTGCGCGCGTGGCTGTCGCGAGCGAATAA
- a CDS encoding ABC transporter ATP-binding protein, with protein sequence MPLVEVVDLTKEYANGEELIRPLDGVSLTVEQRDYVSLMGASGSGKSTLLNLIAGIDTATSGEVVIAGTDITRLSRGRLADWRARHIGYVFQTHNLIPVLTAYENIELPLLLLKMSAAERRKRVGVAMEAVDLTSRASHYPRQLSGGQEQRVGIARAIVANPTLVVADEPTGSLDDETTEQILTLLSRVNDELGMTLLMVTHDAEAGQRAKRRIRLERGRLVENGRDTAAKSLRTA encoded by the coding sequence ATGCCGCTTGTTGAAGTCGTCGACCTGACGAAAGAATACGCCAACGGCGAAGAGTTGATCCGCCCGCTGGACGGCGTGAGCCTGACGGTGGAACAGCGGGACTACGTGTCGTTGATGGGCGCCAGCGGGTCGGGCAAGAGCACGCTGCTGAACCTGATCGCCGGCATCGACACCGCCACGTCGGGGGAGGTGGTCATCGCCGGCACCGACATCACCCGCCTGTCGCGCGGCAGGCTGGCGGACTGGCGGGCGCGGCACATCGGCTACGTGTTCCAGACGCACAACCTGATCCCGGTGCTCACCGCCTACGAGAACATCGAGCTGCCCCTGCTGCTGCTGAAGATGTCGGCCGCCGAGCGTCGCAAGCGGGTCGGCGTCGCCATGGAGGCGGTCGACCTGACCTCGCGTGCGTCGCACTACCCACGGCAGCTCTCCGGCGGGCAGGAGCAGCGCGTGGGCATCGCCCGCGCGATCGTGGCCAACCCCACGCTCGTGGTTGCGGACGAGCCGACCGGGAGCCTCGACGACGAAACCACCGAGCAGATCTTGACGCTGCTGAGCCGTGTGAACGACGAGCTGGGGATGACGCTGCTGATGGTCACCCACGACGCCGAGGCGGGCCAGCGGGCGAAACGCCGGATCCGCCTCGAGCGCGGCCGCCTTGTAGAGAACGGCCGCGACACCGCCGCCAAGAGCCTCCGGACCGCCTAG